In the genome of Cellvibrio sp. KY-YJ-3, one region contains:
- a CDS encoding TonB-dependent receptor, whose amino-acid sequence MRKFTLNPLVLAMAASVLPATSFAQDASNDQLEEVVVTGSFRASLANALNTKRTSANNVDAIVAEDMGKMPDLNLAESLQRVPGVAITREGGEGRNITVRGLGPSFSATTLNGMEVPSSTGGLDSSGGVNRGRSFDFNVFASELFNKIILNKSSKGSLEEGGLASTVELYSAKPFDNPGPHAVIGGSMAVDNLTGEDDPRIVAMASNTFADDKFGVLVSFAQSERNIRQEGFGTVRWTSPYDNSGQNFVGNDSAVNISGTPNPFANYPTLDSSSPMFEPELLTPSVQQQLETDKLNFMMFPRLPRMDSFNTDQKRTGITGSFQFRPTDRMEFTLDYLRSDLKTDVTSYNFFAQFRNAFNSITPTNIVLDDAGRIAVAGEFTGVTPRVESRGQFSETEFEQVVLSGKFELTDNLSLDVMFGNATVVHDEEQYRFNLDALAPSYANANAPTRQAINGLNPTYFSYDFRNNSDIAEMSYGFDITDPLNYHFTAPTIRKDIVERENDTFRSDLTWDLDNSSIKTGVILNKRNVTSARYDATTGTLTDPVARVSTGSGTSTIMPITSVTTNLVTTLSAVSKGYGDAISPPAGFPTDFVVNDFAATRAAYSAGSFTRNPNDASTFDVTEETAGVYAEYTHNMEVAGMPLMMNTGLRYVETEVESVGVISGGVSKRSSDYAEWLPSLNATLEVVDDFLIRFSANRNLSRPSMASMTATINATPINGNISVGNPGLNPTIADSVDLGFEWYFSEESVLGITFFHKDVDSFILSSNVASPLTPELKTIIATAYPQTDPNSPSFDSVGFNINSTWNMSTPVNGEGAKIDGYEISYQQPFSFLPSTFEGFGMFANYTYVDSEIVYPNGVKGPLAGLSENSYNYGIYFEREQFGARVVVNGRDDYVTAIPGSDRNFSENTSGPTRVDMSAFYNITENVKVSLEVINLTEENERLYTTGPVASGGDLDLVREINNTGREVSLGLRATF is encoded by the coding sequence ATGAGAAAGTTTACCCTAAATCCGCTCGTGCTGGCGATGGCTGCCAGTGTATTGCCTGCAACCAGTTTTGCGCAGGATGCATCTAACGATCAACTGGAAGAAGTCGTAGTTACTGGCAGCTTTCGCGCCAGCTTGGCTAATGCACTGAATACCAAGCGAACATCCGCAAATAATGTCGATGCCATTGTGGCAGAAGACATGGGCAAAATGCCCGACCTGAATCTCGCTGAATCTTTGCAGCGTGTGCCCGGTGTAGCTATTACCCGCGAAGGTGGCGAAGGTAGAAATATTACCGTGCGCGGCCTTGGCCCAAGTTTCTCTGCTACCACATTAAATGGTATGGAAGTGCCTTCCAGTACTGGTGGGTTGGATTCTTCCGGCGGTGTAAATCGCGGTCGTTCATTTGACTTTAATGTGTTTGCATCAGAATTATTTAACAAAATTATTTTGAATAAATCCTCCAAGGGTTCATTGGAAGAGGGCGGTTTGGCATCAACCGTAGAATTGTATTCCGCCAAGCCATTTGATAACCCTGGTCCGCACGCGGTAATTGGCGGTTCCATGGCGGTGGATAATTTAACCGGTGAAGATGACCCGCGTATTGTTGCAATGGCGAGCAATACTTTTGCTGATGATAAATTTGGTGTATTGGTCAGTTTTGCCCAGTCCGAGCGCAACATTCGTCAGGAAGGTTTTGGTACGGTGCGTTGGACATCCCCATACGATAACTCCGGGCAGAATTTTGTCGGCAATGACTCGGCTGTTAATATTTCGGGTACGCCTAACCCTTTTGCGAATTATCCCACGCTCGATAGCTCAAGCCCGATGTTTGAGCCGGAGTTGTTAACACCTTCAGTTCAGCAGCAGTTGGAAACCGATAAGCTGAATTTTATGATGTTCCCGCGTCTGCCGCGCATGGATTCTTTTAATACGGATCAGAAACGCACAGGTATCACTGGGTCATTCCAGTTCCGCCCAACGGATCGCATGGAATTCACGCTAGATTACTTGCGCTCTGATTTGAAAACTGACGTAACTTCATACAATTTTTTTGCGCAATTTCGTAATGCTTTTAACTCCATTACACCAACCAATATTGTGTTGGATGATGCTGGCCGGATTGCAGTTGCCGGTGAGTTTACCGGTGTAACTCCTCGCGTAGAAAGCCGTGGACAATTCAGTGAAACTGAATTTGAACAGGTGGTGCTCTCCGGTAAATTTGAATTGACCGACAATTTAAGCTTGGACGTAATGTTTGGTAATGCCACCGTTGTGCATGATGAAGAGCAGTATCGTTTTAATCTTGATGCTCTGGCGCCAAGTTATGCTAATGCCAATGCGCCTACTCGCCAGGCAATTAATGGTTTGAATCCAACCTACTTCTCGTATGATTTCCGTAATAATAGTGATATCGCTGAAATGAGTTATGGTTTCGATATTACTGATCCACTCAATTACCATTTTACTGCCCCAACTATTCGTAAAGATATTGTTGAGCGTGAGAATGATACCTTTCGTTCAGATCTAACCTGGGACTTAGATAATTCAAGTATCAAAACGGGTGTAATTTTAAATAAACGGAATGTAACTTCTGCGCGCTATGATGCAACCACGGGCACCTTGACTGATCCGGTTGCCAGAGTGAGTACTGGTTCTGGCACAAGCACTATTATGCCTATCACCTCAGTAACCACGAACTTGGTGACAACTTTATCGGCAGTAAGCAAAGGTTATGGCGATGCAATTAGCCCACCAGCAGGTTTCCCCACTGACTTCGTTGTAAATGATTTTGCGGCAACCAGAGCGGCATACAGTGCAGGTTCATTTACCCGCAACCCGAACGATGCTTCTACCTTTGATGTGACCGAAGAGACAGCAGGTGTCTACGCGGAATACACGCACAATATGGAAGTGGCCGGTATGCCATTGATGATGAATACAGGCTTGCGTTATGTGGAAACAGAAGTTGAATCTGTGGGTGTTATTAGTGGAGGCGTTTCCAAGCGCAGTAGTGATTATGCGGAGTGGTTACCATCCCTGAATGCAACCCTGGAAGTCGTAGATGATTTTCTGATTCGTTTTAGCGCCAATAGAAATTTATCTCGCCCAAGCATGGCCAGCATGACGGCTACTATTAACGCCACGCCAATTAACGGTAATATTTCGGTGGGTAACCCTGGCCTTAATCCTACCATTGCTGACTCAGTTGATTTGGGCTTTGAATGGTATTTTTCGGAAGAGTCAGTATTGGGTATTACCTTCTTTCATAAAGATGTTGATAGCTTTATTTTGAGTAGCAACGTTGCTAGTCCATTAACTCCAGAATTGAAAACAATTATAGCGACCGCATATCCACAGACTGATCCAAACTCACCATCTTTTGATTCAGTCGGCTTTAATATCAATAGTACTTGGAATATGTCTACGCCGGTTAATGGTGAGGGTGCAAAGATTGACGGTTACGAAATTTCTTACCAGCAACCGTTTAGCTTCTTGCCTTCTACATTTGAAGGGTTTGGTATGTTTGCCAACTATACCTATGTGGACTCTGAAATTGTCTACCCTAATGGTGTCAAAGGGCCGCTTGCTGGCCTGTCAGAAAATAGCTACAACTACGGTATTTATTTTGAACGTGAGCAGTTTGGTGCGCGTGTAGTAGTAAATGGTCGCGACGATTATGTAACCGCTATTCCCGGCAGTGACAGAAACTTTTCCGAAAACACCTCAGGCCCAACGCGTGTTGACATGTCGGCGTTTTACAATATTACCGAGAATGTCAAAGTCAGTCTTGAAGTTATTAACTTGACTGAGGAGAACGAGCGCCTCTACACGACCGGTCCTGTGGCATCGGGTGGCGATTTGGATCTGGTACGCGAGATCAACAACACTGGTCGTGAAGTCAGCTTGGGCCTTCGTGCGACCTTCTAA